ACCATGATGACGGCAATCACGCCTACTATCATCAGCCTTCTTCCGTTTCCTCGGAACAGGGATACTCTCACTATTTATCCTCCTTCGCTACATCATATTTCCCCAACCGGTTCTCCAGTTCATTCTGTCTTATCGTCAGGGTAAGGTCACTGCGCGTTCTTTCCAGGACACCCCTTACCATATCCGTAGCCCGACGCAGCCCACCGGTAAGAGCATCCGGGAAATCTATGGTGACCAGTACGTTGTAGATATCGTCCATTGCTGCCAGGAGTTCCTCACCACGGGAGAGGTCGCCCTTTCTCATGCTGTCCAGCAGGTACCGCCGTACCTCACCGACGGCATCCCCCAGTCCGTGCAGGTAGGCCACAGGGTCGACACCCAGTTCTTCAGGTTCGGGAAGCTCCTGTCCGGTTACCAGGGCAAGGACAACATTACCTTCGGTGAATTCCTTCTGGGCGTCCCGGAAATAGCCGGCACGGGCAAGCTCATTCTCTGCACCCACCGACTGAGTTGCTTCGTCAAGAAGCCTGCGAGCCGTCTGTAAAAGCGTTCCGGCCTCGTCCAACTCCTGGCGGTGCACCGCCCGGATAGCATTGCTGCAATACCTGATGGACTCGCGACACCGGGGCAGTACCTTCTCCCTGGCGGCGTCTCTGGCGGACAGGGTTTCCCTGATTCGGTCGGCAATGGCGTCAAGGTTACTTGTCAGTCTGCCCACTGTTCACCTCATGTCTTTCCACTATCTGACGAGCGGCCTCCTCCGGGTTATCGGCGCTGATAATCAA
This is a stretch of genomic DNA from Dehalococcoidales bacterium. It encodes these proteins:
- a CDS encoding haloacid dehalogenase; the protein is MGRLTSNLDAIADRIRETLSARDAAREKVLPRCRESIRYCSNAIRAVHRQELDEAGTLLQTARRLLDEATQSVGAENELARAGYFRDAQKEFTEGNVVLALVTGQELPEPEELGVDPVAYLHGLGDAVGEVRRYLLDSMRKGDLSRGEELLAAMDDIYNVLVTIDFPDALTGGLRRATDMVRGVLERTRSDLTLTIRQNELENRLGKYDVAKEDK